From Laspinema palackyanum D2c, one genomic window encodes:
- a CDS encoding GGDEF domain-containing protein has protein sequence MKLYTANAMDLGNSPILNQSSPDSSFLLSDRCCMKTLHLESTLSALSLYHYQVNADVRGREVAETFNANPLLPGVILLGEGELLGMISRGRFFEQLSRPYGLELFFKRQIQVLYRFTQIEYLQFKSSVTIVAAVQGVLSRSPDSLYEPIVVEIAPGTYRLLDVHQLLLAHAHIHELATELLQKLYHQLEVANQELHRQATLDGLTQVANRRMFDRYLSQQWDRLTQEKKPLSLLLCDIDFFKDYNDTYGHQAGDLCLQQVAQVLKDCGSRREDLVARYGGEEFAVILPNTFTDGAIAVADRIRKALATLQIPHRNSKVCDRITLSIGIATVIPTKHDSLEHLIAFSDQALYRAKQRGRDCSICHEN, from the coding sequence ATGAAACTTTATACAGCGAATGCAATGGATCTGGGGAACTCTCCTATCTTGAATCAGTCCTCCCCCGATTCCTCCTTTTTGTTGTCCGATCGCTGTTGCATGAAAACATTGCATTTAGAGTCAACGCTATCCGCCCTCTCCCTCTATCATTATCAGGTGAATGCGGACGTAAGGGGACGGGAAGTGGCGGAAACTTTTAATGCAAATCCTTTACTACCCGGGGTGATTTTGCTGGGAGAAGGCGAACTGTTAGGGATGATTTCTCGGGGGAGATTTTTTGAGCAGCTTTCCCGTCCTTATGGGTTGGAATTATTTTTTAAACGGCAGATTCAAGTTTTATATCGGTTCACTCAAATCGAATATTTACAGTTTAAAAGTTCCGTCACTATTGTTGCAGCAGTCCAGGGGGTTTTGTCGCGATCGCCGGATTCCCTGTATGAACCGATTGTGGTGGAAATCGCTCCGGGAACCTATCGCTTGCTGGACGTGCATCAATTATTACTCGCCCATGCCCACATTCACGAATTAGCTACGGAGTTACTGCAAAAATTATATCATCAACTGGAAGTTGCGAATCAAGAGTTACACCGGCAGGCGACGTTAGATGGATTAACTCAAGTCGCGAACCGGCGAATGTTTGATCGTTATTTGTCTCAACAATGGGACCGCCTAACCCAGGAGAAAAAACCTCTATCTCTGCTGTTATGCGATATTGATTTTTTTAAGGATTATAATGACACCTACGGACATCAGGCTGGGGATCTATGTTTGCAACAGGTGGCACAAGTTTTAAAGGACTGTGGCAGTCGTCGGGAAGATTTAGTGGCGCGATATGGCGGGGAAGAATTTGCGGTAATTTTGCCCAATACCTTCACCGATGGGGCGATCGCCGTTGCCGATCGCATCCGTAAGGCCCTCGCCACCCTCCAGATCCCCCATCGCAACTCCAAAGTCTGCGATCGGATCACCCTCAGTATAGGTATTGCTACGGTCATCCCCACAAAACATGACTCCTTAGAACATTTGATTGCCTTCTCCGATCAGGCCCTTTATCGGGCCAAACAAAGGGGTCGGGACTGTTCGATTTGTCACGAAAATTAA
- a CDS encoding permease produces MMNQVHNAFTLFMSLLVEALPFLLLGVLFSSALLLFVDEKKLISFIPRNPVLGALIGSSIGFLFPVCECGNVPVARRLLMQGASPSVAIGFLLAAPTVNPIVIWSTWTAFRDQPEIVVLRLVFSLAIATIIGSIFSFQKDLTPFVQPMVARAMGQSSGAKSWDAPIKKDLSSDSENFSPLLQSGTFLLGTPGSPQRLDATTMETMLLASKAGNLGGAGAAIPGDRLFSQRLRLFVENVLAELRELGGVLVFGSAIAAIIQVAAPRDLIISLGQGPVTSILAMLVLGAVVSICSTVDAFFALSFAATFTTGSLLAFLVFGPMIDIKSIGLMMSIFKPKPLVYLFLISGQLTFLLALAYNLKFS; encoded by the coding sequence ATGATGAATCAAGTACACAACGCCTTTACCCTGTTTATGAGTCTGCTTGTAGAGGCTCTGCCATTTTTGCTCCTCGGGGTGTTGTTCTCCAGTGCATTGTTGTTGTTCGTCGATGAAAAGAAACTCATTTCATTCATCCCTCGCAACCCGGTTCTCGGGGCCTTGATTGGGAGTTCCATTGGGTTCCTGTTTCCCGTCTGCGAGTGTGGCAATGTCCCCGTGGCGCGACGATTACTGATGCAGGGAGCCTCCCCCTCCGTGGCGATTGGGTTTTTACTGGCGGCTCCCACGGTGAATCCGATTGTGATTTGGTCCACTTGGACGGCATTTCGGGACCAACCCGAAATTGTGGTGTTGCGGTTGGTCTTTTCCCTGGCGATCGCCACGATTATTGGGTCAATTTTTAGTTTCCAAAAAGATTTAACCCCCTTCGTTCAACCAATGGTAGCGCGGGCGATGGGTCAATCCTCGGGGGCAAAATCCTGGGACGCCCCCATCAAAAAGGATTTGTCCTCGGATTCTGAAAACTTCTCCCCCCTGTTACAGTCCGGAACCTTTTTATTAGGGACTCCAGGCAGTCCCCAGCGCCTCGATGCCACCACAATGGAAACGATGTTATTGGCGTCGAAAGCCGGAAATTTGGGGGGTGCAGGGGCCGCCATCCCCGGCGATCGCCTGTTTTCCCAGCGCCTACGCTTATTTGTCGAGAATGTCCTGGCGGAACTGCGGGAACTCGGAGGGGTCCTCGTCTTCGGCAGTGCGATCGCTGCCATCATTCAAGTCGCCGCACCTCGGGACTTAATTATCAGCTTAGGACAAGGCCCCGTCACTTCCATTCTGGCAATGCTCGTCCTCGGAGCCGTTGTATCAATTTGCTCCACCGTAGATGCCTTTTTTGCCCTCTCCTTTGCCGCCACCTTTACCACCGGCTCCCTGTTAGCCTTTTTAGTCTTTGGACCCATGATTGACATCAAAAGTATCGGACTGATGATGTCAATTTTTAAACCCAAACCCCTGGTTTACTTGTTCTTAATTTCAGGACAGTTAACCTTTTTACTCGCCCTAGCTTATAACTTGAAATTTAGTTAG
- a CDS encoding TIGR03943 family putative permease subunit yields MAVQSPKLFRFSTWGPWIEVLAVFAWGVLLLKYWVSGELNILIHPNFFALTNGTGVFLILLACYKGAQLLHQQWRSRRVRNRGTRTATAATDHITLFPPGWSATILLVTALLGFLISPRVFASDKAMMRNVNDFLPVTQSQPQAFRTARKPEERSLIDWVRTLTVYPEPDAYTGQQVNVQGFVIHLPDLPEEYFLISRFVITCCAADAYPVGLPVKLSQSRSAYPPDTWLEIQGEMSTEVLGDQRQLTIVANSIQEIPEPRNPYEY; encoded by the coding sequence ATGGCTGTTCAATCTCCCAAACTTTTCCGATTCTCAACCTGGGGACCCTGGATCGAAGTCCTCGCCGTCTTCGCTTGGGGTGTATTACTCCTCAAATATTGGGTGAGTGGGGAATTAAATATCCTCATTCACCCCAATTTCTTTGCCCTCACGAACGGGACTGGAGTATTCTTGATTCTGCTTGCCTGCTATAAAGGTGCACAATTGCTCCATCAACAGTGGCGATCGCGACGGGTCCGGAATCGCGGGACGAGAACCGCAACTGCGGCGACGGATCACATTACCCTGTTTCCTCCGGGATGGAGTGCGACGATACTTTTAGTGACTGCTCTGCTGGGGTTCTTAATCAGTCCGAGGGTCTTTGCCAGCGATAAGGCAATGATGCGGAATGTCAACGATTTTTTACCCGTCACCCAATCCCAACCCCAAGCCTTTCGCACCGCCAGAAAACCCGAGGAGCGATCGCTCATTGACTGGGTGCGAACCTTAACCGTTTATCCCGAACCCGATGCTTATACCGGGCAACAGGTCAATGTGCAAGGGTTTGTCATTCATCTCCCAGACTTGCCCGAAGAATACTTCTTAATCTCTCGCTTTGTGATTACCTGTTGTGCGGCAGATGCCTATCCCGTCGGGCTGCCAGTGAAATTATCCCAAAGTCGCAGCGCCTATCCGCCGGATACTTGGTTAGAAATTCAAGGGGAAATGAGTACGGAAGTTTTGGGCGATCAGCGTCAATTAACGATTGTGGCGAATTCAATTCAAGAAATTCCCGAACCCCGAAATCCTTATGAATATTAA
- a CDS encoding DUF3082 domain-containing protein — protein MTNPTPTQPKPLSVTHEETVQPTLMRCFMGSLISGGFAYACMMLTHAIASTFANKPIHSDNPIAVNISAAVRTLVTGVSTLATFIFAFAALGLFCLGLQLLFQKFTQKS, from the coding sequence ATGACCAATCCCACACCGACTCAACCCAAACCCCTCTCAGTGACCCATGAAGAAACCGTCCAACCCACCCTGATGCGGTGCTTTATGGGTTCATTGATTTCCGGAGGGTTTGCCTATGCCTGTATGATGCTCACCCATGCGATCGCCTCCACCTTTGCCAACAAACCGATTCACTCGGATAATCCCATCGCCGTGAATATTTCCGCCGCAGTGCGGACATTAGTCACCGGGGTGAGTACCCTGGCAACCTTTATTTTTGCCTTTGCTGCCTTGGGTTTATTTTGTCTGGGACTGCAACTGTTGTTTCAAAAATTTACGCAAAAATCCTAA
- the ispE gene encoding 4-(cytidine 5'-diphospho)-2-C-methyl-D-erythritol kinase, which produces MRSYSLIAPAKINLYLEIIGDRPDGYHELSMVLQSIDLGDRLEIRANGTEEFRIHCQHPEVPCDRTNLAYRAAELLKTEYPNAFEQYGGADIFIDKQIPVAAGLAGGSSNAAAVLVGLEMLWDLGLTQPELQDLASQLGSDIPFCITGGTALATGRGNELEPLPDLEGLYVILAKYRSLGVSTAWAYQTYRQQFGSTYVRETTDLAARQQRVHSGPIVKAIAQRDEMKVVQFLHNDLEKVVLPEYPQVLKLRQTFEQCDVLGTLMSGSGPTVFALTDSREKAEQIRAQVQNTLGNPDLDFWIAQFINTGIQLAPGVH; this is translated from the coding sequence ATGCGCTCTTATTCCTTAATTGCACCGGCTAAAATCAATCTGTATCTGGAAATTATCGGCGATCGCCCCGATGGGTATCACGAATTGTCAATGGTCCTGCAAAGCATCGACTTAGGCGATCGCCTGGAGATTCGCGCCAATGGCACCGAGGAATTTCGGATCCACTGCCAACATCCCGAGGTTCCCTGCGATCGCACCAACCTCGCCTACCGCGCCGCCGAACTCCTCAAAACCGAATATCCCAACGCTTTTGAGCAATATGGCGGTGCCGATATCTTCATCGATAAACAGATTCCCGTTGCTGCCGGATTAGCTGGGGGGTCCAGCAATGCCGCTGCGGTTTTGGTGGGACTAGAAATGCTCTGGGACCTCGGCTTAACTCAACCGGAATTACAAGATTTAGCCAGTCAACTGGGTTCGGATATTCCCTTTTGTATCACTGGGGGGACCGCCTTGGCAACGGGACGAGGAAACGAACTCGAACCCCTGCCAGATTTAGAAGGATTGTATGTCATTTTGGCAAAATATCGCAGTTTAGGGGTTTCTACCGCTTGGGCGTATCAAACCTATCGCCAGCAGTTTGGCAGTACCTACGTTCGAGAAACCACCGATTTAGCCGCGAGACAACAGCGAGTCCATTCCGGACCTATTGTCAAGGCGATCGCCCAGCGAGATGAGATGAAAGTAGTCCAATTCCTGCACAATGACTTAGAAAAAGTCGTCTTGCCGGAATATCCTCAAGTGTTAAAACTGCGGCAAACCTTTGAACAATGTGATGTGTTAGGAACCCTGATGTCCGGTTCCGGACCCACCGTATTTGCCCTCACCGACTCCCGGGAAAAAGCAGAACAAATCCGCGCGCAAGTTCAAAACACCCTAGGAAATCCGGACCTAGATTTTTGGATTGCTCAATTCATTAATACCGGGATTCAGTTAGCCCCAGGGGTCCATTAG
- the rsmA gene encoding 16S rRNA (adenine(1518)-N(6)/adenine(1519)-N(6))-dimethyltransferase RsmA: protein MPSPYPRKQFAQHWLQSDKALNEIVNAAALSPGDRILEIGPGTGILTRQLLSRAESVVAVEIDRNLSQKLAKKLGDIPNFLLLCADFLDLDLESVLTQTPEHFHHPNKVVANIPYNITGPILEKLLGTISQPPQIPYQSVVLLIQKEVAERITGAPGSRTYGALSVRVQYVAECEYICTVPAKAFYPVPKVDSAVVRLSPRPLALPADRPRWLETLVKVGFSSKRKMLRNNLKGLVDRDQLTQFLEQLNINPQVRAEDLSVSQWVALSNLLTLEPSVTP from the coding sequence ATGCCCTCGCCTTATCCTCGAAAACAATTTGCTCAACACTGGCTGCAAAGCGATAAAGCCCTCAATGAAATTGTCAACGCGGCGGCATTATCTCCCGGCGATCGCATCCTAGAGATTGGCCCCGGGACCGGCATCCTCACCCGCCAGTTACTCTCCCGGGCTGAATCTGTGGTCGCCGTAGAAATTGACCGCAATTTGTCCCAAAAACTTGCCAAAAAATTAGGGGATATCCCGAATTTCTTACTCTTATGCGCGGACTTTTTGGACCTGGATTTAGAGTCCGTCTTAACCCAAACTCCGGAACACTTTCACCATCCCAATAAAGTCGTTGCCAATATTCCCTATAATATCACCGGCCCGATTTTAGAAAAACTCCTCGGCACCATTTCCCAACCGCCCCAAATTCCCTATCAGTCTGTCGTCCTGCTGATTCAAAAAGAAGTTGCCGAACGGATCACGGGCGCACCTGGATCCCGCACTTATGGAGCATTATCTGTGCGGGTGCAGTATGTCGCTGAGTGCGAATATATCTGTACCGTTCCCGCCAAAGCCTTTTACCCCGTGCCTAAAGTTGATTCTGCGGTGGTGCGGTTGTCTCCGCGACCCTTAGCCCTTCCTGCCGATCGCCCTCGGTGGTTAGAGACTTTAGTAAAAGTTGGGTTTTCCAGCAAGCGTAAAATGTTACGAAATAATTTAAAAGGACTGGTCGATCGCGATCAACTGACCCAGTTTCTGGAACAATTAAACATTAACCCCCAAGTGCGTGCCGAAGACCTGAGTGTGTCGCAGTGGGTGGCTTTAAGTAACCTCTTAACCCTAGAACCTTCCGTCACCCCTTAA
- a CDS encoding rhodanese-like domain-containing protein gives MANLADNIKQVKETLPNITPTPPDIKPQVTPGELKSRLEWGEPGLTIIDVRDRESFNYERITGAISMPMENLAETVSSSLEFKRDIYLYGDSDEQTKQAASELRSGGFINVAEIKGSLPAWKAIGGPTEGIASMEGPSGPSSVKKSESNVAARVAKQGDLEAKKSQQHR, from the coding sequence ATGGCAAATTTAGCAGACAACATCAAACAAGTCAAAGAAACTCTCCCGAATATTACGCCGACTCCACCGGATATAAAACCCCAGGTTACCCCAGGAGAACTCAAGTCTCGTCTGGAGTGGGGAGAACCCGGTTTAACGATTATCGATGTGCGCGATCGCGAATCCTTTAACTACGAACGCATCACCGGCGCGATCTCCATGCCAATGGAAAACCTCGCCGAAACCGTCAGTTCCAGCTTAGAATTCAAGCGGGACATCTACCTGTATGGTGACAGCGACGAGCAAACCAAACAAGCTGCCAGCGAACTCCGCAGCGGCGGCTTTATTAACGTTGCTGAAATCAAAGGCAGTTTACCGGCTTGGAAGGCGATCGGCGGTCCCACGGAAGGGATTGCTTCGATGGAAGGTCCTTCCGGTCCTAGTTCCGTGAAGAAAAGCGAAAGTAACGTGGCTGCTCGTGTTGCCAAGCAAGGGGATTTAGAAGCCAAAAAATCTCAACAACATCGCTAG
- a CDS encoding amylo-alpha-1,6-glucosidase, whose amino-acid sequence MLKSELGRELCGELATAESREWLVTNGTGSYASGTVAGLLTRRYHGLLMAALHPPLGHTLMFSKLDEVASYGNEDYPLFTNRWADGTVEPRGYLVLDRFHLEGSIPVWSYGFGDALLEKRIWMQQGENTTYISYTLRRSSLPITLMIKGFATYRDRHHTTQGNSRLMQVESVKSGLCITAFPGAVPFYLYAVGGAVSPAHQWHYGFDFAVEKSRGGDCLEDLLQVATIQGELQPGQSLAIAVSTDSHASLGVESALQSRREWDQQLIKRALKGKGLKGKKAKAYQLSRKSPEWVRELVLAADRFIVDRPYPENRNGKTIIAGYPWFGDWGRDMAIALPGLTLCTGRPQIGKLILQTFAQYVDQGMLPNRFPDQGETPDYNTVDATLWYFQAIRAYYQATKDKKLLKELWPVLREIIDWHQQGTRYQIQMDQADGLLYAGEPGVQLTWMDAKVGEWVVTPRQGKAVEVNALWYNALRTMGEFARKLGKPEGEYQKLGDRTLAGFERFWNEELGYCYDVIDTANGNDASLRPNQIFAVSLPDSPLPGKRQRAVVEACGRSLLTSYGLRSLAATDPNYIGHYGGTLLERDGAYHQGTVWGWLIGPYISAYLRVTKDPKTAATFLIPLANHLLEACIGNLSEIFDGDAPMTPTGAFAQAWTVAEVLRVVAELKIEE is encoded by the coding sequence ATGCTCAAAAGTGAACTGGGTCGAGAATTGTGTGGCGAGTTAGCAACCGCTGAATCTCGCGAATGGCTAGTCACAAATGGGACCGGCAGCTATGCCTCCGGTACTGTGGCTGGACTGCTGACACGGCGCTATCACGGATTACTGATGGCGGCACTTCATCCGCCTTTGGGTCATACCCTGATGTTTTCTAAACTAGATGAAGTGGCGAGTTATGGGAATGAAGATTATCCTCTGTTTACGAATCGATGGGCGGATGGGACGGTAGAACCGCGAGGATATTTGGTACTCGATCGCTTTCATTTAGAAGGTTCTATTCCGGTGTGGAGTTATGGGTTTGGGGATGCGTTGTTAGAAAAGCGAATTTGGATGCAGCAGGGGGAAAATACTACCTATATTTCTTATACCCTACGCAGGTCCAGTTTGCCGATTACTTTGATGATAAAAGGGTTTGCAACCTATCGCGATCGCCATCATACGACCCAAGGGAATAGCCGGTTGATGCAGGTGGAGTCGGTGAAGTCGGGTCTGTGTATTACGGCCTTTCCCGGGGCGGTTCCGTTCTATTTGTATGCCGTTGGAGGCGCAGTTAGTCCGGCGCATCAGTGGCATTATGGGTTTGATTTTGCGGTGGAAAAGAGTCGCGGAGGGGACTGTCTGGAAGATTTACTGCAAGTGGCAACCATTCAGGGTGAGTTACAACCGGGACAATCTTTGGCGATCGCAGTGAGTACGGACTCCCATGCTAGTTTAGGGGTGGAAAGTGCTTTACAGTCTCGTCGGGAGTGGGATCAACAGTTAATCAAACGCGCCCTCAAAGGGAAAGGATTGAAAGGTAAAAAAGCGAAAGCGTATCAGTTGTCCCGAAAATCCCCGGAGTGGGTGCGTGAGCTTGTATTGGCCGCCGATCGCTTTATTGTCGATCGCCCTTACCCTGAGAATCGCAATGGGAAAACCATTATTGCCGGATATCCTTGGTTTGGGGATTGGGGACGGGACATGGCGATCGCCCTCCCCGGTTTAACCCTTTGTACCGGACGTCCACAGATTGGGAAATTAATTCTCCAAACCTTTGCCCAGTATGTGGATCAGGGAATGTTACCCAATCGGTTTCCGGATCAGGGAGAAACCCCAGATTATAATACTGTTGATGCGACCCTGTGGTATTTTCAGGCTATCCGGGCTTACTATCAAGCTACAAAAGATAAAAAGCTGCTGAAAGAATTATGGCCGGTGTTGAGAGAGATTATTGACTGGCATCAACAAGGCACAAGATATCAAATTCAAATGGATCAGGCGGATGGATTGCTGTATGCCGGGGAACCGGGAGTGCAACTGACTTGGATGGATGCGAAAGTCGGCGAGTGGGTGGTGACTCCCCGTCAGGGTAAGGCCGTGGAGGTGAATGCTTTGTGGTATAATGCCTTGCGGACAATGGGGGAGTTTGCGCGGAAGTTAGGAAAGCCCGAGGGGGAATATCAGAAGTTAGGCGATCGCACCTTGGCGGGATTTGAGCGGTTCTGGAATGAAGAGTTGGGATATTGTTACGATGTGATTGATACAGCCAATGGCAATGACGCCTCCTTGCGCCCGAATCAGATTTTTGCGGTCTCTTTGCCGGATAGTCCGTTACCGGGTAAGCGACAACGAGCGGTGGTTGAGGCTTGTGGGCGATCGCTACTCACATCTTACGGATTACGGAGTCTGGCTGCAACCGACCCCAATTATATCGGACATTACGGGGGAACCCTCCTAGAACGGGATGGCGCGTACCATCAGGGAACCGTCTGGGGATGGCTAATTGGACCTTATATTTCAGCCTATTTGCGGGTCACAAAGGACCCGAAAACTGCGGCTACATTCCTGATTCCCCTTGCCAATCATTTGTTAGAAGCTTGTATCGGCAATCTCAGTGAGATTTTTGACGGAGATGCGCCGATGACACCGACGGGGGCTTTCGCTCAAGCTTGGACAGTGGCGGAAGTGCTGCGGGTTGTGGCTGAATTAAAGATTGAAGAGTAA
- a CDS encoding ABA4-like family protein, translated as MNLELLFNAGNLFVLPFWFLMIVLPNWGVSRKVMESYLPFVPLALLYIYLFFGQVDAETAQAMSNPTLADIARFFGNEGPAATGWVHYLVMDLFVGRWIYWQGQQTGDWTTHSLLLCLFAGPMGLLSHLVTAGVTEKFFPKSDSVPSPVSTEG; from the coding sequence ATGAACCTTGAACTTTTGTTTAATGCCGGGAACCTCTTTGTCTTGCCCTTCTGGTTCTTGATGATTGTCTTACCCAATTGGGGAGTCAGTCGCAAGGTGATGGAATCCTATCTGCCCTTTGTCCCCCTCGCCCTCTTGTATATTTATCTATTTTTCGGACAAGTGGATGCAGAAACAGCCCAAGCCATGTCTAATCCCACTCTGGCAGATATTGCCCGATTTTTTGGCAATGAAGGGCCTGCCGCTACGGGGTGGGTTCATTATTTAGTCATGGACTTGTTTGTAGGTCGCTGGATCTATTGGCAAGGACAGCAAACCGGGGATTGGACGACTCACTCCCTGCTGTTATGCTTGTTTGCAGGTCCGATGGGATTGTTATCTCATTTGGTCACGGCAGGGGTCACGGAAAAGTTTTTCCCTAAATCCGACTCTGTACCTAGTCCGGTTTCTACGGAAGGATGA
- a CDS encoding RNA recognition motif domain-containing protein has translation MSIYVGNLSYDVTQEDLSAVFAEYGSVQRVHLPTDRETGRPRGFAFVEMKSETEEAAAIEALDGAEWMGRDMKVNKAKPRETRSSFGGGGGGGRRNSNFSSNRY, from the coding sequence ATGTCTATTTATGTAGGCAACCTTTCTTACGACGTAACTCAAGAAGATTTAAGTGCTGTTTTTGCCGAATATGGTTCGGTTCAGCGAGTTCATCTTCCCACAGACCGCGAAACAGGCCGTCCTCGCGGCTTTGCCTTTGTGGAAATGAAGAGTGAGACTGAAGAAGCTGCGGCAATTGAAGCACTGGATGGTGCAGAATGGATGGGTCGCGATATGAAGGTCAACAAAGCCAAACCCCGGGAAACCCGGAGTTCCTTCGGTGGCGGAGGCGGCGGTGGTCGTCGCAACAGCAACTTTTCTTCTAACCGTTACTAA
- a CDS encoding ExbD/TolR family protein — MRLPDEPETQAQINIVPMIDVIFSILAFFIISSMFLSKSEGLPVNLPQASTAAVQTETVKLTVSIDAEGLLMLDEQAVALEDLEQAVRDRMKAEPVSVVVLKADKAVEHGQVVAVMDRVRRIEGAKLAIAAEKP; from the coding sequence ATGCGTCTACCCGATGAACCAGAAACTCAAGCTCAGATTAATATTGTCCCGATGATTGACGTCATTTTTAGTATTTTGGCGTTTTTTATCATTTCGTCGATGTTTTTATCGAAATCCGAAGGATTGCCGGTGAATTTGCCTCAAGCTTCTACGGCGGCAGTGCAAACGGAGACGGTGAAATTAACGGTTTCTATTGATGCTGAGGGATTGTTGATGCTGGATGAACAGGCAGTCGCCCTGGAGGATTTAGAACAAGCGGTGCGCGATCGCATGAAGGCTGAACCTGTTTCTGTGGTGGTGTTAAAAGCGGATAAAGCCGTTGAACATGGACAGGTGGTGGCAGTGATGGATCGGGTGCGTCGCATTGAAGGGGCCAAATTGGCGATCGCTGCTGAAAAACCCTAA
- a CDS encoding MotA/TolQ/ExbB proton channel family protein: MGNLMAAGGIVSVPLLIASILALALIAERLFFWFRVNRRQGRMVREVLQLYRQDPDLAMKKLQLNADLPVARIFLEALALDDPNPEEFRLALESAAQAEFPLLKRFNMVFETIINVAPLLGLLGTILGLMQSFGSLRLGDVGGSDTTGVTGGISEALVSTVMGLVVAIFTLLFANTFRSFYVRQIALIQEVGGQLELLYRHRYERDRGEQKYASTR, encoded by the coding sequence ATGGGTAATTTAATGGCTGCGGGCGGGATAGTCTCGGTACCGCTCCTGATTGCTTCAATTCTGGCATTAGCGCTGATTGCAGAGCGTCTATTCTTCTGGTTTCGGGTGAATCGCCGCCAGGGGAGAATGGTCCGAGAAGTCTTGCAACTCTACCGCCAAGACCCCGATCTGGCGATGAAAAAGCTGCAACTGAATGCAGATTTACCAGTCGCCCGAATTTTTTTAGAGGCCTTGGCGTTAGATGACCCCAATCCGGAAGAGTTTCGACTGGCGCTCGAAAGTGCGGCCCAGGCGGAATTTCCTCTGCTCAAGCGCTTCAATATGGTGTTTGAGACGATTATTAATGTCGCCCCTTTATTGGGGTTATTAGGAACGATTTTAGGCTTGATGCAATCGTTTGGCTCCCTGAGACTCGGGGATGTGGGAGGTAGCGATACCACCGGGGTCACGGGTGGGATTAGCGAGGCCCTCGTTTCTACGGTGATGGGATTAGTGGTAGCAATTTTTACCCTGCTGTTTGCCAATACGTTTCGCAGTTTTTATGTGCGACAGATTGCGTTAATTCAAGAAGTTGGGGGTCAACTTGAGTTACTCTATCGTCATCGTTATGAAAGAGACCGAGGGGAACAAAAGTATGCGTCTACCCGATGA